The genomic window ACAAGCTCACCATCTGCGCTCACGCCCCGAGGGATGACCGGTTGGGTGCCCACCGCGAGCAGAATCTTGTCGGCTGTCACAGTCCGCGTCTCGGTCGGCGTGGTCACCAACACGGTATGAGGGCCGGTGAACGTCGCTTCTCCGCGGAGCAAGAGCACCTCGTTCCGCCATAGCTGGGCTTCCACCACTTGCGCTTCCCGTTGGATCACGGCGCCCACACGCCGCATGAGTTGATCCGCGGTGGGACGACTGTTCAGATGTTGACCGACATGCTCGTCAAACCGGTGATCCTCTGCGATGAACGAGAGGACGGCTTCACGGAAGGTCTTGCTGGGGATGGTCCCGGTCGCGACGCAGACTCCACCCACGATCGGCCACCGCTCGACGACCGCCACACGCTTTCCAAATTTTGCTGCCTGAATCGCGGCTCGTTGGCCTGACGGCCCGCTACCGATACAGAGCAAATCAAAGTCATAGTCCTGGGGCATCAGTTCCTCTCATTCTGACGGACCACTGGGCAGAGAGTGACTCGTCGATGCCGAACAACACATTTGGTTCGGTCGCTGTGGGTATCGAGGACTCGACCACAGTTGCTTGCTTGGTTCCCCACCTCACCGAAGGATATGGGTCCCTTCTCGAGTCGTCAGGCCATGCTGGAGTAACCTGTACCCTTGTCACGCCGAGACAAGCGGCGATCCCCGGATCGCCTTGAAGGGTTATCTGTTTTATGTGAAGGGTCAAGCCACTAACCCCATGCATGACGTCGCCCTCATCATCCTGGCGATCTCCTCCGCCTCGATGGGATTGATGAAGGTGCCGCTCATCCTCCGACAACGATGAAAGATCGCAGAGCATGAGCTCAACCTTGCTCGATGCTGTTGAGGGGGCATTTTTATCAGCAACCCTTGTTGCGTATACTGATACCCAGCGCAGCATCAATCCTTCTCAAGACAGAACGTCCGCTCTTCCAACGGATAATAGCCACTTCCACTTTCATAGGGAAAATTGGCGATCTCTCTTCCCTCTGTCTTCCAAATGTGAAGACACTGGGCAACGACATGAGGCTTGTTTGCGAAGACTCCCTCGCCTTTCACGAGTTTGACACCTGCTGTCTTCCCGATCGCAATAAGACGATTGCCTGGGTATAGCCAACTGGCATTCAGGGTCTGGTTGAAAGAAATGGCAAAGGTAAAGGGTGGGGCATGCGTGGCGGCAGCAGAAGGGCCATAGCTGGGATGTGCGACGATCGTCTGCTCCTCAGCAAGCATCACGACACCGTCCGGTTTCTGAACGGCGGTGAGGATCGCTCCACCCAATTTCACTTTGTGAGAGGCGACGTCGGCGATGGATGCACGAAAGGTGTGTGCCTTCCAGACGTTGACGTCAACGCTGTCCGACGGTTCGACCCCCCCAGCACTTCCGGTGGAAAAAGCGGTGGGGTCGAACAGGCTCCCAACCACACACACATCGCAAATAGGCCGATGATCCGCATGGGTGACCCTCTTTTCTTTTCGATGACACAGAAACGGAATGGGCATCTCTCCCTGAACGTAGGTGACCTGGGATTGGGCAGGAACCGTTTGCACCTTTTGGACGAGATCCTGCACCACGATATGAGCATCCGTCAGCCTGAGCGGCACTCGGAAGAACCCCCCGTACAGTTTTTGCGCCCCGCTCCTCCCGATACAGTCAAGAGACCCGTCGGCAGTTAGGGCGAGCTGATGCGGCCGAGGATCTCTCGTTCCGCATCCAGCCAATCATCTACGGCACAGCCGTCACGGTGCCCCCGCTGAACATAGAGCTCATAAGCCCGTATCGTGATCTGTGCCTGAAGATCTCCGTGGTTCCTTTCCTGGTCAACTCCTTCTCCAACCTCGTAAGTGCCTGTCCCGACTCTTGCTGGAGCAGAAGCTTGTGCACACTTGGCGATTTCGTGGCGAGTCGTTTTTAGATTCATGCTGTCTTGCCTCCTTCCATGTCTCGTAGCAAATCGGCCCAAGAGGTTTCGTCGTGGCGACATCCTCATACTCCGACGTGACGGTGCCCTGCCGCTTCTAGGATGTTCGAAAGGTGAATTGTGTAGATGCCTGGGACTTTAGGGATCAGGTTGATAATTCCCTCTCGACTCAGCTGATCAATAATAAGAAACACTTGATTCCAGGTGAGATGTGGACATTCCAGGACAATATCATCGAGCGCGCTGTTCGGAGATCCCACGATGACATCGAGAACCCGCTGGGTATTCATGTCGAGCGCCTTCATACCGCCTCCTCCCTGCTACAGATTTCTTACTGCCTGCTTCACGACACTCTCCCTTCACTGTCTCATCGCAACTATCCATCAGTGGACAACAACCCCCTTATTGTGGTTTCAAGACAGAAGATTCTGTGTTCCGGAGTGTAATAGCCTATGAATCCTATCCACGGAACATAGCGAAGCACCGTCGTTTTGGTTTTCCAAATGCGAAGACTTTGCACAGTGCGGTGGCGGTAGCACGTTCAAACTACCGTCAATCAATTCAGGGCTGAGTCTGTCCGTTGTTCCGACCACCGCAAGCTCATTCCAGGCCCCCAACATACTGGGCTCGAGCAAGCCTTTGAAGATGATCGCAGCGGAAGTACAAAGAACCTCCTCTCCCGACCTGCCAGGACTGAAGTCGCAAAATTGATTTAAGAATTGGTGTGATACATCTCCTCGATAAAGTCTCCTTCGCGTGCATCGCCTAACATCCGTTG from Nitrospira sp. includes these protein-coding regions:
- a CDS encoding DUF2934 domain-containing protein, whose protein sequence is MNLKTTRHEIAKCAQASAPARVGTGTYEVGEGVDQERNHGDLQAQITIRAYELYVQRGHRDGCAVDDWLDAEREILGRISSP